The following DNA comes from Corynebacterium urogenitale.
AATTCCGCGGCGCAGGCACTGAGCCACGAGCAGGTCGGACTCGTGGTGAATGCGTGCCAGGCGCTCGCCCTCCATGGTGATCTCCGCGGTCTTGACACCCTCAGCATCCACTGCGGTCTCTACGTAATCGAGTTCCTCGAGCAAAGCAACGATGCGGTTGAACTGTGCAGCGAGGCTATCGGTGGAGGGGTCGGTCGCCTTCTGCTCGAACTCTAGGCGGCGCTGAGCCTTGATGTATTGCACAGCAACCTGGGCGATGTCCTCGCGGTTTTTCCAGCCGTGGACAGGGTGCATCTGCACCTGCTGCCGCAGTGCGGTGGCTTTCGCCGAACCTCCCTTAGCTTTGGGCTTCAGCTTGGCTGGCTTGTGTTCGAAGTGCATGCGGCGGAGATTGGCGGCGACGGAGCGCGCTTGCTTCTTCGGCGCGCGACCCACGCCCTTGTGCAGGCGCATCTGTCCGATGAGCACGGGAGTGTTGCCGAACATGTTCGCTTGGATCCGCTCCACCCAGCCCTCGTCGGTGATGATCGTTGGGCGTGGGTGCCGGGGCGAAGAATCCTGACGGATGACGACAGCGGTCATCGGGTCGCGCCCAGTGGGAAGGGCGATGACATCGCCCGTGCGCAGACTACGCAGCAGGGCGATGATCTCCCCTTGGCGCTCATCACCTGCGTGCCTCTTCGCCCGGCGTTCCTCCTGCGCCAATTCTCGGCGCAAGCGTGCATAGTCCACAGCTTGTGCGAGGTGCTCGGACACTTGAGAATCCTCGTCCGATAGTGCTGTCGCTACCGCAGCTTCCAGTTCCTTCGTCTGCACGGCTAGTTCACGTCGGCGGCGTTCCACCGCCTCGGCACGTTCTACGACGCTGCCATTGGCCTGATACTGCGCAAAGGATCGGTCCAGCAGGCGTAGCGACCCCTCCCAGCCTTGGGTGCCGAGCATATTGACGGCCATGTTGTAGCCGGGACGGAATGTGGAGTCCAGCGGGTAGGTGCGTGTGGAGGCAAGGCCTGCGACGGCATAGGGGTCAATCCCCTGGCTCCACAGCACAACGGCATTACCGACTGTGTCGATGCCGCGGCGGCCGGCTCGGCCAGTGAGCTGTGTGTATTGACCTGGTGTGAGATCGACGTGGGCTTCGCCATTGAATTTCACGAGTTTTTCCAGCACCACAGAGCGTGCCGGCATGTTGATACCCAAGGCCAGGGTCTCCGTGGCGAAGCACACCCTCAAAAGCCCACGGGAGAAGAGATCTTCCACGATGTGGCGAAAAGCTGGCAGCATACCCGCGTGGTGGCAGGCGAAGCCCCTGGAAAGTGCCCTGCGAAATTGGCGGAAGCCAAGGACATTCAGGTCTTCTGGTGTGAGGCCGGAGACACCCTCCTCCACAGTGCGCAAAATTTCTTCACGCTCGTGTGGACGCGTGAAATCGACCTTGTCGACCAGCAGTTGCTTTACGGCAGCATCGCAGCCGGCGCGAGAGAAGATGAAATAGATGGCGGGCAGCATCTTTGCCGCGGCCATGTGTTGCACCACGTCGGAGCGCTTTGGTCCGCGCCTTTTGCCAGTTTGTTCCTGCTTGGCCGCCGCTGCCACGACAGCGCGATTTATCGACCCTATGTGTTCATCGGGATTATCAAATAGGGGCAAGATTTGCCGACCGACCATCATGAATTGATTGAGCGGCACGGGACGTTTGTCGGTGACAATGATGTCTGTCTCGCCACGGACGGTGCGCAACCATCCACCGAATTCTTCGACATTGGACACAGTCGCGGAAAGGCTGACCAGGATCACCCGCGAATCGAGGTTGAGAATCGCCTCCTCCCACACCGGGCCTCGGGAGGGGTCGGAGAGGAAGTGGACCTCGTCCATCACCACGTGCGTTAGTGTGCGAAGACGGTCGGAGTCTGCGTAGATCATGTTGCGCAGAACCTCGGTGGTCATCACCACGATCGGTGCGTCGCCGTTGATCGTCACGTCACCGGTGAGCAGACCGACGTTGTCCTCACCGTATCTGTCGACGAGGTCGTGGAACTTTTGGTTACTGAGCGCCTTGATCGGGGTCGTGTAGAAGCAAGAGCCCTGATTGTGGAAGGCACTGTAGACGGCGAATTCGCCGACGACGGTCTTGCCTGCGCCCGTCGGAGCGCCCACCAACACGCCACGTCCTTGGGCGATGGCTTCGGCTGCGTCGAGCTGGAATGCGTCGAGCCCGAAGGGGTATTGATCCCGGAAGCGTTGCACTTCGGGGCTGTATTCGGTGTTTTGAGAGGTTGGCTCAGTCATCGCTGACGAGCCTACCCTTCGCCGAGTTTTCCGTCCCGATGTGGGGAGAGTCCGCGCTACTGAGCCGGTGTCAACTCCCGTTAGTTCGGAGGTTGGCGGGTTTAGAGAACGTCGTCGAAGTATCCTCCGGCCTGTGCCCCGCCATTGTTTGGCTGCTGGCCGCTGTGCGTATCCGTGTGATTGTTCTGGTTCGACGTCACTTGCTGCCCGTTTCCATAGTGAGCGCGTAAATCGAGGCCTTCGCGACGACCGTACGTGGATTGCGTCACGGGCCGTGCGCCACTGCTACTGCGTGGAGCTGGGGTGGCTACGCCCACTGGGTACTGTTCGGAGACGCTGGTGGGGTGATCGATAGCCGCTGGCCCACCGATGTCGCTTGCGCTTCCCAAGCTATCTGGGCTGGAAATTGGGGCTGCTGCGCCGATAGAAGTGCTTTCTTCGTCGCCTGCATCGAGCCAATCTGGTCGCTTACGCTTGCGACGCTTGTCGTTGATACGGGCAATCTGGGTAGCCATCTCCATCAGCAGACAAAGTGCCAATGCCAGGATGACCATCGAGAACGGATCCTGACCAGGGGTTGCGAATGCAGCGAAGACGAAAAGAAACGCCCATATATAGCGTCGCTTGCTCTGAAGCTGGTCGTAGGAGATTACTCCGGCGAGGTTGAGCAATACGGTGATAAGGGGTACTTCGAAACTCACTCCGAAAATGGCAATGAGTGCGAGGACGAAGGTGAAGTATTTCTCGCCGTTCAATGCGGAAATCTGGACATTGTCACCCATCGACATGAGGAATTCCAGGCCGTATGAGAGAACAAAGTACGCGACGACTGCACCGGCCAAGAAAAGAACGCCGGCTGCTGCGCCAACACCGAATGTCCAACGACGCTCATTCTTTTTGAGGCCCGGAGTGATATAGCCCCAAATCTGGGCGATCCAGAATGGTGACGTGATCACGAGGCCTGCAAGGGATCCGACCTTGAGACGCAGCAGGAACATTTCGAACGGGCTTGTCGCCAAGAGCGCACACTGCCCATCCGCCGCACTCAGGCGCATCGTTGGGTCCAACGAACAGTAGGGCTCTTTAAGAATGTCACCAAGAGATGGGATTGGACCGAGGGTAGATCCGTACCAGAAGTAACCAAAAATGGTGCCAATGCCGATGACGAGGAGGCTCGCGAACAGGCGCTGACGCAGCTCCTGGATGTGCTCGACGATACTCATGGTGCCGTCGGCGGACTTCTCCTTGCGCTTCTTGATCGCAAGGAGTCGTTTCTTCGGGGCCGTGGTTGGGGAGGTCATTGGCTACCGATCGGTGTTATTTACTGCTGACCCTGCTGAGGGTAGTCCTGCTGGCCGTAATTGCGCTGAGGCTGTGCCGGTTGCTGCTGCGGCTGAACCTGCGGCTGGCCCTGCTGCGGCTGAACGAAATTCTGAGCCTGTGGCTGCTGCTGTTCAATCGCCTGCTGCTCGGCCTGCTGAGCCTTCTTATCTGTCTTCATCTCATCCATTTCGGACTTAAAGATGCGCATGGAGCGTCCCAAGGAGCGTGCCGCATTGGGAAGGCGGGTCGCGCCAAACAGAAGGAAGATGACGAGGGCAATGAGGAGGATTTCCCATGGACCGAGGCTCATGATGGACCTTTCGCGTTGGGTAGTTGTCACGTCTAGGGCGAATAGCTGTGCAAGCTACGAGCCCGCCAATGTGTGGAAAGTCTTTAGTCACTATAGGCTGCTAAGCCTTGTTGTGCGCGTTGACGCACCCGTTCTTTCAAGCCTATCGGCTCGACCACGTCAATGTCATGGGCGTACGCCACACAAAATCTCTCCAACCAGCTGCCGGTTTCCGGCAAAGTCACTGTGGTTGCTCTTTGTTTTTCAGCATGTGGAGTGGATTGTTCTTCCTCATCGTCGACAACCCACATGGGGTAGTACTCCAACATCCATGCAACTTCTGGGCTGAGCGTGAGAATCGCCCAATCTTCCCGCTGCGCGAAGTTGAACGGATCCTCACTGGTTATTTGAGGTATGAGCCGAGTATCTGCGGATCCAGGCTCGCCTTGTTTCAGTCCGCTCATGCGCGTGACTGCGTAGGTGCGCTGCTCGCGACCAGCTTCCCGACCCCACAGGTAGGTTTCGCCATTGATGAGGGCGAGGTGATCGGGAGTCCACTCCCGACTGGTCACCGTGTCACTACTGAGGGAGTGGTAATCCGCACTAACCAAGCGCCGTTCATCGATCGCCTGCTGCAGCAGGGTGAGGTACTCGGCCTCACGCACTTCATCTTCGCTGAGCTCTCCCTTCTCCCCTTGCGACGCCAGCAGGCTGGCACGCCCACTGATGTCTGAATGCTGACGCCGTTGCCGCAGGATGTTTCGCAGCTTGGTGGAGACGCTGTCGACGTCCGCGTAGGAGTCCTCGGGTAGCACGCTGCGCAGCGCTTCGAGGTTGAATAGCAGCACGCCCGCTTCCATCGTGGTCAAGGTCAGGGGCCTGTCCAAACCAGCCGCGTAGCTGACGTGGGCTGTGGTCTTGTCAACACTGACCTCTACCAGCTGACCAGGCAGATAGCCTGGAAGTCCGCAGCAGGACAGCTTGTGCAACTCGTGCTTAATCTGCGCGACGGGCAAACCAAGCTGATTAGATGCCTTCATAAAGGTTCCGTTGGGATTGGCGCGGAACCAACTCAACACGTTAAGGCTCTGCAGGAATTGGGAACCGGCGCCAGAAAGCTTCGTACGACTGTGGGAGTGATTGTCCGTCATGATGCACCACCTTCTTCTTGAGCAACGGCGGTTTGTAGCAGACGGATGATATCGGCACGCACATCCGCCGGTTCCTCCACGATGGCCTCCGGCGCGTAGGCCGCGGCGGTACGAATGAGCCAATCACGATCGACCGGGCCGAGCTTGCCCGTGGCGTCGGTAAGCAGCCGCAGTTCCTCCGCCCCGGTAGGCGAAGTGAAACGAACCGTGGCCGTGACATAGGAGCCCGCTTGCGCCAGTCCGGAGCGGATCAGTTCGCCACTGGGACGCTGCGGAACGGGGTGCTTGATGAACTGCGCCTGCGCTGTGAGGTCAGCGATTCGGGATAAGCGGAACGTGCGCTGCGCCTGCTTGTCTAGGTCGAAGCCGGTGAGATAAATGCGTCCGTCGACTGCACCGTACGCCCACGGCTCTATGGAGCGCTGTTCGGGGGTCTCCAACAAAGTGGGGTAGTAATCGAAGGTCAGCACCAGGCCGTTGTCGAGCGCACGGAAAATCGCATCCACGGATTTCTCGTCCAAATCCGTGTGGTCGGGCACCGTGGCCAAGACGGAAGAATTCAGGTCGCGGCGCACGCCCGCTGCGGAGAGCTTGCGCAGTGCAGAGTTTGTGGCCTCCGACATCTCCCCCGGCTGGGACCAGCGTGCAGCGGCGGCCAGCACGTCGGATTCGCTCGGGGTGAGATCGAGCTCAGGCAAAAAGGCTTCGCTGGCGTCCAACTGCCACAGATCCTCGCCATGCGCACCATCCGCCGGGCGAATGTGGACCCCCAGCTGTGCCAGGGTTTCGCGGTCACGCTGGAATTGCTTACGCTTAGCAGCTCGTTCAGCGGAGTTATAGCCGCTGACATGGCCGATGATCCAGTCCGTGGAGCGCGGCAGTGTCTCGTTGATGAGCGCGATGACAAGGTTAAGCAGGCGCTCGCCACCCTCGTTCCACGTCACCTCGACGGGCTGGTTCCGGTTGCGTGTCATAGTTGATCCATCAACTCAATCATCGCGTCGACGCGCTCATCTACCTCGGAGAAAGGATCGCCGAGAACGGTCTCCGTGCCATGCTCTCCATTGATCTTCAGACGCATCCAGTCGACCGTGACGTTCACGTCTTTGGCGCGCGCGGCCTTGAGGAAGCGGCCACGCAACGCCGCCCGGGTGGTCGCCGGGGCGTGCTCCTGAGCGTGCGCAATGTCCCCCTCAGAAACGAGGGACTTGGCGAGGCCGCGCCTCGCCAACACGTGGAACAGGCCCCGCTGTGGGTGAATATCGTGATAAGTCAGGTCAATCTGTGCCAGGCGAGGATCGGTCAGTTCCAATCCTCCGCGGGAGGCCATCCTGTCGATGAGAGTCTTTTTAATGACCCAGTCGATTTCCGTGGACACGGGGCGAAAATCGCCGGTGTCGAAGCAGTCCAGGGTGCGGGCCCACAGGTCCACCATCGGAGCCAGGTGCTCGTTCGGTGTTCCGCGGAATCCGGCCTTGTCCTGCTCAGGATCAGGGCGCTGGTCCAGCCAGAGCTTTGCCGCCTCGCAGAAGGATCGTTGGATCTCTAGCGGGGTCGCTTCCCCACCGTTGCGGAGTTTTAATGGCACGGTGCCGGTGAAATCCCTGGCGATCTCCCGGATCGAGCGGATCTCATTGGCCATCTCGTAATCCGGCAGATCCCACCCTGCCTCAATCAGCTCCAGCACCAGCAGCGTGGAGGCGACCTTCAGCGCCGTCGTCACCTCCGACATATTGGAATCGCCGACGATGATGTGCAGGCGCCGGTAGCGGGAGGAATCCGCGTGCGGTTCATCACGGGTGTTGATGATCGGCCGGGAGCGTGTGGTGGCACTGGATACGCCTTCCCACACGTGATCGGCACGCTGGCTCATGACGTAGCCCGGCCCGAAGTCCTCGTACGGCGCGCCGGGGGCTGGGATGGAAAGCTTGCCTGCTCCGCAGATCAGTTGCCGAGTCACGAGGAACGGCAGCAGTTGCGCACTCAAAGCCCGGAGCGGAACATCGCGTCCGATGAGGTAATTCTCGTGACAGCCGTAGGAATTGCCCTGGGAGTCCGTGTTGTTTTTGAGCAGGAATACCTTGCCGCCGATGCCCCGCTCTGCCAGACGTTGCTCGGCATCCATAGCCATGCCGTGCAAGGTGAGATCGCCTGCCCGGTCATAGGCGATGAGCTGGTGCAGGTTATCGCATTCCGCCGTGGCTATTTCGGGGTGTGCGCCCACATCCAAGTACAGACGCGAGGCGTTGTTGGTGTAGATGTTCGAGCTGCGATATTCGCGGGTGATCGGCTCAAAAAGCTCGCGCGAGATCTCATCCGGACCCAGCCTGCGGGTGGAATCCAGAATGTTGGTGATTCCGTACTCCGTCTCCAGGCCCATGATGCGGCGAACATTCACCTGGGAGGATAGCCCTTTAGCTGCAGAGCTGCTCGAGGTGCTCACTGGCCACCCTTCTGCACGTAGGAGCGCACGAATTCCTCTGCATTATTCTCTAGCAGGCCATCAATCTCATCGAGCAGATCATCGGTGCCGGTGACCCCGATCTGTTCCTGACCGCCGGCAGCGCCCTGCGGATCCAGTGGGTCGTTATTATCCTCGCCGCGCCCGCCGCCAGCGTGTACTTGTCCGCCTGTTGTCACCGTGGTCTCCTTCTCGTCTGCTTTCGAGGGTGCAATGCTATCTACTGTAATCTCGCGTGGCTGTTCTTTTTATCCGACGCCACTAATTGCCTGAGAATGTATGTCCGCCAGTCGCTGGGTTAATTCCTCCAGAGACAGGTCAGCGCTGTTCTCCCCCAGGATGGACTCCTTGGTGAACTCCATGGGTTCGTCCATCCGGATGCGCGTGGCAGGGTGACCGTCGCGTGGGAGATCCACGATGATGGAATCCCAGTTGGCCGAGAGAATGTGCTCAGAGAAGTTGGTCACGAGATAACCACGCAGCCACGCACGGGTTGTTTCCGGAGCATTGATCGCCGCTGCCTCCACCTTGGCTGGATCCACGAGAGTGCGCATCCGTCCGCGGTTGACGAGCGCGTGATACAGACTGCGTGCAGGATCGATGTCCGAGTATTGGATATCCACCACAGCCAGGCGGGGGTCGCCCCACTCCAGCCCGCGGGCACGGTATCCGTTGATCAGCGCCAGCTTTGCCGTCCAATCCAACTTGTCGGCGGTGGACATCGGGTCTGTTTCAAGGGCATCCAGGATATGCGCCCATTCCCGGGCCACAGTGGCGTCGTCCTCGGACAGGAGGTCACGCGGCTCCAAGGTTTCCAGGACGCGCCGCCGGATCTCCCGCTGAACCTCGATTGCCGTGCGGTAAGTATTGCCGTAGAAGCGCAAAGGATGTGTGCACGTCAGATCGCGGGAAACAGCGCTCACCGCATCGACGGGCTCCACTAGTTGCAGATCGGAGAAGTCAGCACCGTGCTCCACCGCTTTAAGCAGCAGTGCGGTGGTTCCGAACTTGAGGTAAGTCGCGAGCTCGCTCATGTTGGCGTCGCCAATAATGACGTGTAGTCGACGCCACCGGTCGGCCGAGGCGTGAGGCTCATCGCGGGTATTGATAATGCCTCGGTTGAGCGTGGTCTCCAGCGAGATGGTCGTCTCGATGTAATCGGCGCGCTGGGAGATCTGAAATCCGGATTCTTGTCCCGCAACACCCAGGCCCACGCGGCCAGCACCGGTGTAGATCTGACGGGTGACAAAGTGCGGGATCAGTGCCTGCTGCACCACTTCGACATCCAATTCGCGGGGGTAGAGGTAATTCTCATGGGAACCGTAGCTGGCACCCTTGCCGTCCACGTTGTTCTTGTAGATCTTCAACTCCGGCTGGCCCTCAACCTGACCGGAGGCTACGGCGGCGCGGTGCATGATGAGATCGCCAGCTTTATCCCACACCACAGCGTCCCAGGCGGAGGTCGTTTCCGGGGAGGAGTACTCCGGGTGGGCGTGATCCACGTAGAAGCGGGCGCCCGAGGAGGTAATCACATTCGCCGCTCCGAGTGCATTCGGATCCAGCACCGGGGCGGCACCAGAACGGTAGCGGCGCAGATCGAAGCCGCGGATATCGCGCAGCGGGGATTCATTCTCGTAATCCCAACGGGTGCGGCGATTGACCCCCAGGCCACTGGCTTGGGCATAAGCCACGACTGCCTGGGTGGACGTATGAATCGGGCTGGCTTCCGGCTGGTCTACGGCGACGATGCCGTATTCGGTCTCCGAACCAATGATGTGCATAACGGTTGTGCTTTCTCCTGGATTGGCAGCAATTGGCTAAGACTTGGCGCGCACACGCGATGGGCTGGCAGAGTGCACGGTGATTGTGGATCAGTTGCACCGCGATCGGTGGATCAGTTGCACCGCGATCGGTGGATCAGTGCACGGTGATGTCCACAACGCGCTTATTCGTGTGGCCGTAGATACGCGCCCACTCTGCGGGATTCGTTGTATCCGGAAGATCCTCGTTGTCTTCGACTTCCGCAGCCACGGCATCTTCTACGTGAGCGATGGTGAGTCCACCAGTTGTAGTGCCTCGGAGAGCATCCTTAATCGCGGAGGTTTTTGCCCGATCGACGATATTGGTCAGCATTGCGCCGGAGACGAAATCCGCCCAGTACAGGTCTTGGGTAGAACCGTCCGTGAAGTGCAGCGTGATATAGCGCCGGGAGGGGTCTTTCTGAAAGAGGTGGCTGACGACACGCTCGCGCAAGTGCGCTGCGGCTGCCTCGGCAGTGCCATACTCCTCCACAAGCCCCTTGTTGATCGGGATGTGTGCGGTGAGATACTTCGACAAAATCTCCGCAGCGGCCTCCTTACCGGGGCGTTCAACGCGAATTTTCACATCTAAGCGTCCCGGACGGAGCACCGCGGGATCGATGAGCTCCTCACGGTTGGAAGCGCCAATGACGATGACATTTTCCACGGATTCCACGCCATCGAGCTCGGCGAGTAACTGGGGGACGACCGTCGATTCCATATCGGAGGACACACCCGTGCCACGAGTGCGGAAGATCGCTTCCATCTCATCGAAGAACACGATCACAGGCTTGCCGGAGCTGGCGACGCGCCGGGCTTGTTCGAAGATCTGCCGAATCTGGCGCTCCGTCTCGCCGACGAACTTGTTGAGAAGTTCTGGGCCCTTGATGTTGAGGAAGTAGGACTTCGCGCGTGGCTGGCTGTCCCCGGTGTCTCCACGGCTGGTCGTGCCCTGCGCCTCCCCCATCTGTTGAGCCAGAGAGTTAGCGACGGCCTTGGCGATAAGGGTCTTGCCATTGCCCGGAGGGCCGTAGAGCAGCACACCTTTCGGTGGACGCAGACCATACTCCTGGTAAATCTCGGGGTGCAGGAAAGGCAGCTCCACAGCGTCGCGAATCTGCTCAATCTGAGCACTGAGGCCACCGATGTCCTCGTAGGAGACGTCCGGAACCTCCTCGAGCACGAGACTGGTCACCTCCGTTCGCGCAACGGCCTCGAATGCCCAGCCGGACCGGCGATCCACGATGACGGAATCCCCTGGGGTGATGTCCTTTGAGATCACGGCTTCGCGTAGCGATCCCGCGGCCTTGACCACGGACTCCTCCCCCATCTTGTCGGCGATGATCACCCGCTCCCCGACGATTTCCACGACTTGTGCAATATCGCCGGAATCTTCAATCCCCGTGACTTCCACAACCTGCAGGCCCTCAGCCAGACGCACAGTGCAGCCGGGAACCATCGCGGCGCGATCGACGAGTGGGGATACCGGAACCCTCATCCGTCGATTATTCGTGAACACTTCCGCTTCTAGGCCCTTGTTACTGACCGCCAGCAGGGTGCCGTAGGTACTCGGAGGCTCCGCGAGGGCTTCCAAGCGGGCATTCATCTCCTCCAACTTGTCCCGGCTGGCTTTCAACATGGATACCAACTTGGCGTTTCGTGCGCCCAACGTTCTGTTGGCTAGTTGCAGCTCGCGCATGGACTCTGGCTGAGATTGAGTGTTGTCGGTCATGCAGCCCAGTCTACTTAGCGTCGCGCGCGGCGCTGCGGACGCGGCGCGACAGTGCCATCGGCGAGGCGCCGAGCCCAGATGAGGAACGCAGTGTGCGCGTTCATTCGGTGTTCCGGGCGAGTGGCTAGACCATCCACCTTCCACTCACGGACGAGGGATTCCCAGGCCTTTGGCTCCGTGAATGCCTTAGTTTCGCGAATACCCTCCATGACCTTCATCAGCTGTGGCACGGTAGCCACGTAGGTCATGAACACTCCGCCAGGCAAAA
Coding sequences within:
- the tatA gene encoding Sec-independent protein translocase subunit TatA, translated to MMSLGPWEILLIALVIFLLFGATRLPNAARSLGRSMRIFKSEMDEMKTDKKAQQAEQQAIEQQQPQAQNFVQPQQGQPQVQPQQQPAQPQRNYGQQDYPQQGQQ
- the arc gene encoding proteasome ATPase; the protein is MTDNTQSQPESMRELQLANRTLGARNAKLVSMLKASRDKLEEMNARLEALAEPPSTYGTLLAVSNKGLEAEVFTNNRRMRVPVSPLVDRAAMVPGCTVRLAEGLQVVEVTGIEDSGDIAQVVEIVGERVIIADKMGEESVVKAAGSLREAVISKDITPGDSVIVDRRSGWAFEAVARTEVTSLVLEEVPDVSYEDIGGLSAQIEQIRDAVELPFLHPEIYQEYGLRPPKGVLLYGPPGNGKTLIAKAVANSLAQQMGEAQGTTSRGDTGDSQPRAKSYFLNIKGPELLNKFVGETERQIRQIFEQARRVASSGKPVIVFFDEMEAIFRTRGTGVSSDMESTVVPQLLAELDGVESVENVIVIGASNREELIDPAVLRPGRLDVKIRVERPGKEAAAEILSKYLTAHIPINKGLVEEYGTAEAAAAHLRERVVSHLFQKDPSRRYITLHFTDGSTQDLYWADFVSGAMLTNIVDRAKTSAIKDALRGTTTGGLTIAHVEDAVAAEVEDNEDLPDTTNPAEWARIYGHTNKRVVDITVH
- a CDS encoding ubiquitin-like protein Pup; translation: MTTGGQVHAGGGRGEDNNDPLDPQGAAGGQEQIGVTGTDDLLDEIDGLLENNAEEFVRSYVQKGGQ
- the pafA gene encoding Pup--protein ligase, with product MGLETEYGITNILDSTRRLGPDEISRELFEPITREYRSSNIYTNNASRLYLDVGAHPEIATAECDNLHQLIAYDRAGDLTLHGMAMDAEQRLAERGIGGKVFLLKNNTDSQGNSYGCHENYLIGRDVPLRALSAQLLPFLVTRQLICGAGKLSIPAPGAPYEDFGPGYVMSQRADHVWEGVSSATTRSRPIINTRDEPHADSSRYRRLHIIVGDSNMSEVTTALKVASTLLVLELIEAGWDLPDYEMANEIRSIREIARDFTGTVPLKLRNGGEATPLEIQRSFCEAAKLWLDQRPDPEQDKAGFRGTPNEHLAPMVDLWARTLDCFDTGDFRPVSTEIDWVIKKTLIDRMASRGGLELTDPRLAQIDLTYHDIHPQRGLFHVLARRGLAKSLVSEGDIAHAQEHAPATTRAALRGRFLKAARAKDVNVTVDWMRLKINGEHGTETVLGDPFSEVDERVDAMIELMDQL
- a CDS encoding helix-turn-helix transcriptional regulator; the encoded protein is MTRNRNQPVEVTWNEGGERLLNLVIALINETLPRSTDWIIGHVSGYNSAERAAKRKQFQRDRETLAQLGVHIRPADGAHGEDLWQLDASEAFLPELDLTPSESDVLAAAARWSQPGEMSEATNSALRKLSAAGVRRDLNSSVLATVPDHTDLDEKSVDAIFRALDNGLVLTFDYYPTLLETPEQRSIEPWAYGAVDGRIYLTGFDLDKQAQRTFRLSRIADLTAQAQFIKHPVPQRPSGELIRSGLAQAGSYVTATVRFTSPTGAEELRLLTDATGKLGPVDRDWLIRTAAAYAPEAIVEEPADVRADIIRLLQTAVAQEEGGAS
- a CDS encoding DEAD/DEAH box helicase, with the translated sequence MTEPTSQNTEYSPEVQRFRDQYPFGLDAFQLDAAEAIAQGRGVLVGAPTGAGKTVVGEFAVYSAFHNQGSCFYTTPIKALSNQKFHDLVDRYGEDNVGLLTGDVTINGDAPIVVMTTEVLRNMIYADSDRLRTLTHVVMDEVHFLSDPSRGPVWEEAILNLDSRVILVSLSATVSNVEEFGGWLRTVRGETDIIVTDKRPVPLNQFMMVGRQILPLFDNPDEHIGSINRAVVAAAAKQEQTGKRRGPKRSDVVQHMAAAKMLPAIYFIFSRAGCDAAVKQLLVDKVDFTRPHEREEILRTVEEGVSGLTPEDLNVLGFRQFRRALSRGFACHHAGMLPAFRHIVEDLFSRGLLRVCFATETLALGINMPARSVVLEKLVKFNGEAHVDLTPGQYTQLTGRAGRRGIDTVGNAVVLWSQGIDPYAVAGLASTRTYPLDSTFRPGYNMAVNMLGTQGWEGSLRLLDRSFAQYQANGSVVERAEAVERRRRELAVQTKELEAAVATALSDEDSQVSEHLAQAVDYARLRRELAQEERRAKRHAGDERQGEIIALLRSLRTGDVIALPTGRDPMTAVVIRQDSSPRHPRPTIITDEGWVERIQANMFGNTPVLIGQMRLHKGVGRAPKKQARSVAANLRRMHFEHKPAKLKPKAKGGSAKATALRQQVQMHPVHGWKNREDIAQVAVQYIKAQRRLEFEQKATDPSTDSLAAQFNRIVALLEELDYVETAVDAEGVKTAEITMEGERLARIHHESDLLVAQCLRRGIWDDLDPAELAAVASVVVFENRKESGEAMEVPTDDLATAIDNTIRIYEELNFDEKRHGLSGTRVPELGFATAIHQWTAGAPLEYCLKAAEASGAVLTPGDFVRWCRRVVDLLDQLRQTAYSDEVKATGRKAVKAINRSVVALEA
- a CDS encoding WYL domain-containing transcriptional regulator — protein: MTDNHSHSRTKLSGAGSQFLQSLNVLSWFRANPNGTFMKASNQLGLPVAQIKHELHKLSCCGLPGYLPGQLVEVSVDKTTAHVSYAAGLDRPLTLTTMEAGVLLFNLEALRSVLPEDSYADVDSVSTKLRNILRQRRQHSDISGRASLLASQGEKGELSEDEVREAEYLTLLQQAIDERRLVSADYHSLSSDTVTSREWTPDHLALINGETYLWGREAGREQRTYAVTRMSGLKQGEPGSADTRLIPQITSEDPFNFAQREDWAILTLSPEVAWMLEYYPMWVVDDEEEQSTPHAEKQRATTVTLPETGSWLERFCVAYAHDIDVVEPIGLKERVRQRAQQGLAAYSD
- the dop gene encoding depupylase/deamidase Dop, which gives rise to MHIIGSETEYGIVAVDQPEASPIHTSTQAVVAYAQASGLGVNRRTRWDYENESPLRDIRGFDLRRYRSGAAPVLDPNALGAANVITSSGARFYVDHAHPEYSSPETTSAWDAVVWDKAGDLIMHRAAVASGQVEGQPELKIYKNNVDGKGASYGSHENYLYPRELDVEVVQQALIPHFVTRQIYTGAGRVGLGVAGQESGFQISQRADYIETTISLETTLNRGIINTRDEPHASADRWRRLHVIIGDANMSELATYLKFGTTALLLKAVEHGADFSDLQLVEPVDAVSAVSRDLTCTHPLRFYGNTYRTAIEVQREIRRRVLETLEPRDLLSEDDATVAREWAHILDALETDPMSTADKLDWTAKLALINGYRARGLEWGDPRLAVVDIQYSDIDPARSLYHALVNRGRMRTLVDPAKVEAAAINAPETTRAWLRGYLVTNFSEHILSANWDSIIVDLPRDGHPATRIRMDEPMEFTKESILGENSADLSLEELTQRLADIHSQAISGVG
- the tatC gene encoding twin-arginine translocase subunit TatC; translated protein: MTSPTTAPKKRLLAIKKRKEKSADGTMSIVEHIQELRQRLFASLLVIGIGTIFGYFWYGSTLGPIPSLGDILKEPYCSLDPTMRLSAADGQCALLATSPFEMFLLRLKVGSLAGLVITSPFWIAQIWGYITPGLKKNERRWTFGVGAAAGVLFLAGAVVAYFVLSYGLEFLMSMGDNVQISALNGEKYFTFVLALIAIFGVSFEVPLITVLLNLAGVISYDQLQSKRRYIWAFLFVFAAFATPGQDPFSMVILALALCLLMEMATQIARINDKRRKRKRPDWLDAGDEESTSIGAAAPISSPDSLGSASDIGGPAAIDHPTSVSEQYPVGVATPAPRSSSGARPVTQSTYGRREGLDLRAHYGNGQQVTSNQNNHTDTHSGQQPNNGGAQAGGYFDDVL